A window from Zingiber officinale cultivar Zhangliang chromosome 7A, Zo_v1.1, whole genome shotgun sequence encodes these proteins:
- the LOC122001499 gene encoding BTB/POZ domain and ankyrin repeat-containing protein NPR2-like: MLNITEPSSCISFSSSYLSNGSSAHHAPVSATRPHGRTPEPECRTNLEVLSLSKLSSNLELLLLDTEFDCTDAEIMVEGAPVGVHRCILAARSRFFHELFSQEGSGGSRKPRYEMDKLVPGGRVGREAFTVFLSYLYTGKLKSAPQEVSSCADRLCLHNACRPAIDFAVELLYASSVFQITELVSLLQRRLLNFVEKAIVEDVIPILQVASHSKLNQLLSKCVQRVARSDLDDVAIEKELPPEVADEIKALRFKSPPKEPNGITDPVHEKKIKRIHRSLDCDDVELVKLLLSESGVTLDDACALHYAAAYCDSKVIAELLDLDSVDVNLKNHRGYTPLHVAAMRREPAVIVSLLTKGASALDATADGQNAATICRRLTRAKDYYTRTEQGQESNKNKLCIDILEREMKNSITVEDSVTSPLFADDLHMKSLYLENRVAFARLFFPAEAKLAMEIAHADITSELTGLPASRSASNLKEVDLNETPTVQNKRLQLRVNALTRTVDLGRRYFPHCSQVLDKFLENNLPDPFYLQKGTPDEQKMKKLRFYELKEDVRKAFNKDKAGSLLSGLSSWSSSSPMCEGNYQRPVRN; the protein is encoded by the exons ATGCTCAACATCACCGAACCATCTTCTTGTATAAGCTTTTCCTCTTCCTACCTCTCCAATGGTTCAAGCGCCCACCATGCTCCTGTCTCCGCAACGAGGCCTCACGGCCGGACCCCGGAGCCGGAGTGCAGGACTAACCTCGAGGTCTTAAGCCTCAGCAAGCTGAGTTCCAACCTGGAGCTCCTCCTCCTCGATACGGAGTTTGACTGCACCGACGCCGAGATCATGGTGGAAGGGGCGCCCGTTGGCGTTCACCGCTGCATCCTGGCGGCCAGGAGCCGGTTCTTCCATGAACTCTTCTCGCAGGAAGGAAGCGGAGGGTCTCGGAAGCCCAGGTACGAGATGGACAAGCTGGTTCCTGGCGGCCGCGTCGGCCGTGAGGCCTTCACGGTCTTCTTGAGCTATCTGTACACTGGCAAGCTGAAGTCGGCGCCTCAGGAGGTGTCAAGTTGCGCCGACAGGCTCTGCCTCCACAACGCTTGCCGGCCGGCCATTGACTTCGCCGTCGAGCTCTTGTATGCATCTTCAGTCTTTCAGATCACAGAGCTTGTCTCGCTTTTACAG CGTCGACTTCTGAATTTTGTGGAGAAAGCTATAGTGGAAGATGTAATCCCTATTCTTCAAGTTGCCTCACACTCAAAACTCAATCAGTTACTCTCTAAATGTGTCCAAAGAGTAGCTAGGTCAGATCTTGATGATGTTGCAATTGAGAAGGAACTTCCACCAGAAGTAGCTGACGAAATCAAGGCACTGCGATTCAAATCACCACCCAAGGAACCTAATGGTATCACGGATCCTGTGcatgagaaaaaaattaaaagaatacacAGGTCTCTTGACTGTGATGATGTTGAGCTTGTAAAGTTGCTGTTGAGTGAGTCTGGAGTTACTCTAGACGACGCTTGTGCTCTACATTATGCAGCTGCTTACTGTGATTCCAAAGTCATTGCTGAGTTGTTAGACCTTGATTCAGTTGATGTAAATTTAAAGAACCACAGAGGATATACACCACTTCATGTAGCTGCCATGAGAAGAGAGCCAGCAGTAATTGTTTCACTTCTTACCAAAGGTGCCTCTGCATTGGATGCAACTGCTGATGGCCAAAATGCTGCTACGATATGTAGAAGATTAACAAGGGCAAAAGACTATTATACAAGGACAGAGCAGGGTCAAGAGTCAAATAAAAATAAGCTGTGCATCGATATTCTAGAGAGAGAGATGAAGAATTCCATCACTGTTGAAGATTCTGTTACTTCACCATTGTTTGCTGATGATCTACATATGAAGTCCCTTTATCTAGAAAATAGAG TTGCATTTGCAAGATTGTTCTTCCCTGCTGAAGCTAAGCTAGCCATGGAAATAGCGCATGCAGACATAACTTCAGAATTAACTGGTCTTCCTGCATCTCGAAGTGCCAGTAATCTCAAGGAAGTCGACCTAAATGAAACACCTACAGTGCAAAATAAGAGGCTTCAATTGAGGGTCAATGCCTTGACAAGAACTG TTGATCTTGGTCGCCGTTATTTCCCTCATTGCTCGCAAGTGCTGGATAAGTTCCTCGAGAACAACTTGCCGGATCCCTTCTACCTACAAAAGGGCACCCCTGATGAGCAGAAGATGAAGAAGTTGCGATTCTATGAGCTCAAGGAGGACGTTAGAAAGGCATTCAACAAGGACAAGGCTGGGAGTTTGCTCTCAGGTTTATCGTCTTGGTCTTCATCCTCACCAATGTGTGAAGGAAACTATCAGAGGCCTGTAAGAAATTGA
- the LOC122001503 gene encoding probable BOI-related E3 ubiquitin-protein ligase 3 yields the protein MGFVSPHADPCFLPLYNSPAALATAVSGSGRTTVNDVAVAGERSPPLCLFGDEVGVFSEHLQQLTLDVDCLLRQHTEKVRVEVAERWERLIRRLLAAVESGTVTRLEAKDEEITRVRKLNCALEERVNSLYAENQMWREVARSNEAAARSLRTDLAQVLVAARARVDQLRAAAADDAESCCSGEVKWEEEEEEELGGAEWRMRRCWRCRAREAAVLLLPCRHLCLCAACAPTAIACPVCNCCKNGSVSVNFC from the exons ATGGGATTCGTTTCGCCACACGCCGATCCTTGTTTCCTTCCCCTGTACAACTCGCCGGCGGCTCTGGCGACCGCCGTCTCCGGGAGTGGACGCACCACCGTCAACGACGTCGCAGTCGCGGGGGAAAGGTCGCCCCCGCTCTGCCTTTTCGGCGACGAAGTCGGTGTCTTCTCCGAACACCTGCAGCAACTAACGCTCGACGTCGATTGTCTCCTCAGGCAACAT ACGGAGAAGGTGAGAGTAGAGGTGGCGGAGCGGTGGGAGCGGCTGATTCGGAGACTCCTCGCGGCCGTGGAATCCGGCACGGTGACGCGGCTGGAAGCCAAGGACGAGGAGATCACGCGGGTCAGGAAGTTGAACTGCGCGCTGGAGGAGCGCGTCAACAGCCTTTACGCCGAGAACCAGATGTGGCGAGAGGTGGCCAGGAGCAACGAGGCTGCAGCCAGATCACTTCGGACCGACCTCGCGCAGGTGCTCGTCGCCGCTCGGGCGAGGGTCGACCAGCtcagggcggcggcggcggacgACGCGGAGTCCTGCTGCTCCGGCGAGGTGAaatgggaggaggaggaggaagaggagcttggTGGCGCGGAGTGGCGGATGAGAAGGTGCTGGAGATGTCGGGCGCGAGAGGCGGCAGTGCTGCTGCTGCCGTGCCGGCATTTATGCCTCTGCGCGGCGTGCGCGCCGACGGCGATCGCGTGCCCTGTTTGCAATTGCTGCAAAAATGGCAGCGTTTCTGTAAACTTTTGCTAA
- the LOC122001501 gene encoding serine/threonine-protein kinase tricornered-like: MDSARSWFHRLQTKEKVKPGSAKQEAGSAKDLQRPPIDDAPSDATKQKVAAAKQYIENHYKAQMKSLHDRKERRWMLEKKLSDAEVSKEEQNNILKSLEKKETEYMRLQRHKMGVDDFELLTIIGRGAFGEVRICKEKKNGNVYAMKKLKKSEMLRRGQVEHVKAERNLLAEVDSPYIVKLYFSFQDDEYLYLIMEYLPGGDMMTLLMRKDTLTDDEARFYVAETVLAIESIHRHNYIHRDIKPDNLLLDRYGHMKLSDFGLCKPLDSSSFPNLNEPEYAPGRNGKATLDDKWSSASPTPRRSQQEQLQHWQKNRRMLAFSTVGTPDYIAPEVLLKKGYGMECDWWSLGAIMYEMLVGYPPFYSEDPMSTCRKIVNWRNHLKFPEEAKLSPEAKDLISRLLCNVEHRLGTKGAQEIKAHPWFRGIQWERLYHMEAAFKPEVNDELDTQNFEKFEETSAPVETSSKSGPWRKMLPSKDVNFVGYTYKNFEIVNDHEIPGIAELKKKSNKPKRPTIKSLFDTDSSSNQIPPAQGSFLKLLPTQMEVPENVESSSHSSSSSLDQPHSRYR; the protein is encoded by the exons CAAAGGCCTCCAATTGATGATGCACCTTCTGATGCCACCAAGCAGAAGGTTGCTGCTGCAAAGCAGTACATCGAGAATCATTACAAGGCTCAGATGAAGTCCTTGCATGACCGCAAAGAGag ACGTTGGATGCTGGAGAAGAAACTTTCTGATGCTGAAGTCTCCAAAGAAGAGCAGAATAACATTTTGAAGAGCTTAGAgaaaaaggaaacagaatataTGCGTCTCCAAAGGCATAAAATGGGCGTGGATGATTTTGAACTTTTGACTATTATTGGGAGGGGGGCATTTGGAGAG GTCAGAATAtgtaaagagaaaaaaaatggaaatgtCTATGCAatgaaaaaacttaaaaaatctgAAATGCTTCGTAGGGGACAG GTGGAACATGtcaaagctgaaagaaatctactTGCAGAAGTGGACAGTCCCTACATTGTTaaactttacttttcttttcaagATGATGAATATTTATATCTCATCATGGAGTATCTTCCTGGGGGTGACATGATGACTCTACTTATGCGCAAGGATACATTGACAGACGATGAGGCCAGATTTTATGTTGCAGAAACAGTTTTAGCTATTGAATCTATTCATAGGCATAACTACATTCACAG GGACATCAAACCTGATAACCTTTTGTTGGATCGATATGGGCATATGAAACTTTCTGATTTTGGGTTGTGCAAGCCGCTGGATAGTAGTAGTTTTCCAAATCTTAATGAACCTGAATACGCACCAGGAAGAAATGGCAAAGCTACTTTGGACGATAAATGGTCCAGTGCCTCTCCTACTCCAAGGCGTTCTCAACAAGAACAACTGCAACATTGGCAAAAGAATAGAAGAATGCtg GCTTTCTCAACTGTCGGAACACCTGATTACATTGCTCCAGAAGTTCTTCTCAAGAAAGGATATGGAATGGAGTGTGACTG GTGGTCACTTGGAGCAATTATGTATGAGATGCTTGTGGGTTATCCACCATTTTATTCTGAAGATCCAATGTCCACATGTCGAAAG ATTGTAAATTGGAGAAACCACTTAAAGTTCCCTGAAGAGGCAAAACTTTCGCCTGAAGCTAAAGATCTTATCAGCAGACTCTTGTGTAATGTAGAACATAGACTTGGTACCAAAGGTGCACAGGAGATAAAG GCACACCCATGGTTCAGAGGCATCCAATGGGAGCGACTGTACCACATGGAAGCTGCTTTTAAACCAGAGGTTAATGATGAGCTTGATACTCAGAACTTTGAGAAGTTTGAAGAG ACGTCGGCACCCGTGGAGACTTCTTCAAAATCTGGCCCATGGAGAAAG ATGCTTCCATCCAAGGATGTCAACTTTGTCGGTTACACTTACAAAAATTTTGAGATCGTAAATGACCATGAAATTCCAGGGATTG CTGAACTGAAGAAGAAAAGTAATAAGCCAAAGAGGCCAACAATTAAATCCTTGTTTG ACACGGATTCGTCATCGAACCAAATTCCACCTGCCCAAGGAAGTTTTCTCAAACTACTGCCAACGCAGATGGAGGTCCCTGAGAATGTAGAGTCATCTTCTCATTCCAGTAGCTCTTCTCTGGATCAACCCCATTCTCGTTACAGATAG